ATTGATTATTGACAAACATGTAACCTGCGTGGAGGGATAGGGCCAAGGCGTGTTTGGAGCATCTAATTCCAACTCGGTTGGCAGATTAAGGAGTGCCGCTGATGATTTTGATACTGAAGTTGTGGCtaacaaaacacattgaggcTGGAAACACAAATTTGGTCTTGTTTTCGCTGCAACACAAAAATAACAAGTCAGGGAGAAATAGAATAGAATGAATTCACAGCATATCCATTTGGAAATGGGAATCGTGAGAGAGAGATTTAATTAACAGTACTTATGAATAGATGGTGATGGTTATGATGATGCGTAGGAGGAGAGGGATGAGGATGGCACTTGAAGTGTGGCAATAAACACGACATTCTTGTCTGTCACTCCGATCGGAGCGATGAAACTAACAACGTAAGACGAAGTAgaacatcaacaacaacaacaacaacaacaacaacaacaacaacaacttggTTTTGTTTAAGGTAATGTTATCAACGAGATTCATAGGCGAGGCAAGAAAGAGGGTGAGGTGGGTTGGGAAGGGAATGGAACTATGGAAGGGAAGAGAATTGGTGCCTCTGAGTGACACAACAGCTCATTCGGATAAGAGGGTGAGGTGAGGTTGAAAGGATTTAGTACAATATCTCACCCCATTTTCTTACTTTTACCTTTACCCCTCCCTCGTCTCTTTGAATTGTTGGTCACCAATATCTCAAATCATTTGCACCTTCAATAGTATGAGAGACTAATTGCCCTTTTCAAatacaatattcaatatcaaattTAAGgttaaattgtttaagtttaAAAATTAACTAGGTTAGTTCGATCATTACGTAGTGTGAATGGTGAAGAATTTGTTTTAACAGTTCTATCACTCAATGTGATCTTTGAGCTTCGTgaggattagtctcatgacttCCGGGTGTGGATGccatgaaaaaacaaaaaacactaCTAGGTTAACCACGTTGGATGACATAACGGTTCAACACTTCGTGCCTTAAGTATGTGTGGTCAAGGGTTTAATTCTCGACTCTTGTGAGAGGAAAAACTCATTAATGAGTCACCTACCAATTAGTGCATTGAACATAGAGCGAGATATTATTCTCACGGCTACTACTTTTGTGAATTGATGTCTTGGATAAgacccccccaaaaaaaaagggCTAGGTTAGTTTCTCACATTATAATTTATATCAATCTTTTAAAAATCGAACCGATCATTGAACTGATAAAGACAATGGTTCATAGTTCAATAATTCAATTGTGGTTGAACCATAATTGATCTGATAATAATTTATCACCAAAAATGTTAAAAAGTTAACTTATAGTAAATTTTAAATTGACATAAAATCatcatattataattttttacaagataaaaatgaataatactaataataataatattaaacatGTGGctattatattttattcaaataaatgTATAAACATGTGGCTATCATATTACTAGTTGCTCATCTTGGCTAAGGGCGTAACTTAGGGTGTTTTCATCCACTACGTACCATCCAAAGTTAGCGGTTCTCTGATCGAAAAAGAAATGTGACGCTCAAAGCCTTAGCTATAGTACACAAGCGCATTCCCACCGGTCCAATTGAACAACATGTCAGAAGATCTAACAGTTCTCCTCCTTCTTCGATGAACCTCATATCCTTCATGACGCCCAACCTCAAACACCCCACCTGCAAAACTTTCATTACCCAACCCTATAAAAAGGTGGGTTAAACATTGGACAAGGTAAACAAATCTTCATCCCTAACTTCATGCTTCTCCCCATGTTCTAAATTGAGCATCGGAGTGTCATTGCAAGTCCCCCATCCAGAGTGACTCGATGATGGAGGAGTTTCCACTAGGCTCGGAGAATCACCTTATTGGCTAGAAGAACCATCATGCCTTACAGTTCCTTTTTCACTCCACACACTCTCGGGTAATTTGGTCATGTTTGCTTGATCAAATATCATCTTCATGTGTCTCCCTTAATTTCAAACATACACTATGACCGGGCATTGAGAGGGACAGCCATGAAGTCGAAACATTTGAATCAGCTGAAATCAAGTGAATTTATCTCATTTCAATACTAAAACAACTAGGATCCTGTACCATAGAGTGGGCGGTGGTTCTTAGAACTTATTTCTTTGGAAGCAATATACAAGAAAGGCCGGGGATATTATATAGTATTGACTTTTAACAAATTAAACAACAACCAAATCCAGTGCCACGAatgcaagaagaaagaaaaaaaaatgaaaatcattttgTATAGTGGCATAGCAAACAGCAAAAATCTTATCTCACAAAACTATACAGGTCACCCGATGCATTGCACTCGATCCAAAACCAATTTTATGGGATATTATTGCCCATAAGGTCGTACTAATAAAATGACATGACTTGGATGAAGTGCTCTAAAATCTTCAAGTCATTTGAGGAGGTGTTCTATCCAGTGCTCCAACACGTCAGGGGAACCATACCATGGTCTCATTGCATCATCTGAACCCACTGGTGAGTGATAAACTCCATCCAAGCAAATGTTAAGTGCGCCATCAAGGTAAGCTGACACTTCGGGCACAACACCATCGCCCCATACATCTGCTTGCCCACATACCTGACAAACGCTTATACCTTTGGTCAATATAATTGCCTCATTACTGATCTATCTGTCATATGATAGCAGTTTACACACTATTAGCATGTTCGGATTAGCTTCtttttcctcaaaatcaattcagATACCCAGAAACTATTCACAATTCCTTCtcctcagaattgattttggataaAGAAGTGTAGcaaaatttccaaacatgcgcTATAATTTTGGTTATAAATGAACTTTTAAGACAACTGCATTCACCTGCTTGTATCCTTGCCCAACAAAGCGAGCACGTAATGTTGTGTCAGGTGGAGGAGTAGTCTCAGTGCTCATGATAGCAGCCTCAGAACCTAGCTGAGAACTAGTAGTAGGAACTGCAGCCTCAACATTTGGATTTGACTTGCCAAAAATCCGAGCCCCTTCAATATACCTTCAATTTGTAGTATGCAATTAAAATCCATATTTCAGCATACTTGGAATGAATAACTGATTCTCTAGTAAGTTATCTTTCTTTCGCATGGTCTGCATTTTATGAAGCATAGccgttatcatcaaaacattaTGTCTCAAATAGGTCTACTTCTCTGGGATATAATTAGAAAATATAATGTGAAACTGAAAAGGAAAATTAATAGACTGAATGATGTAGTTGATTCTATAAATACAGTAACACCAATGAGAAATAAACAGAATTGAGAAAGAATACAGGTTTCCTGTTAACTTTTGACTGCATGGTTCAAGCAATACACTAGTATTTACTGTTCTTTTACCGAATCAATCAAAACCGGTGTCACTCCTTTGAAACACACAAAAAACTTAACCCAAAAATGCAGAATACAATTTTGTAAATCTTAAGCATGCAAGATGTAGTCAACCCAAAAAAGCATGACACAGTTCCATCTTTACGCTAGAGATTCTTTCTGCAGGATATATTCAAGGATCAGCTACACAACTGAATATCTTCATAGCAGCACATCACATCTCAAAAGAGTCTCCTCAACATTGCATGGAAATAGAGCACTGAACAGCTCAGTAATTGAACTGGGAAAACAATTTGTAATTATCCACCAATTAAGGACTCCAGAAAAAAGAGAGAGTAAAACTTTCTTCACCTTCCTGCTATACACACGTACTTCAGTTGCGGGGTATAAACAGCTTTAGAGCAATTTTGTTCAACATAATCAAGGAGACCCCGTGTTTGATCAATAACACCTGGCACACCTTTTGGTGGTGGGCTGAAAAGAATGGTAAAAGATAGCTTGATTAGGAGTTAACAATCATAACAGACTACAAGATAGACACTTGAAGATGGAGAAGCATCTATCATTAGCCAGCTATCATACTAGGATCCAATAGCCATCTGAAAGGAAATTACAGGTGAGGGGTTCCAAGAGTCAATAACAAGGATATATGGGACAGCCCAAATTCTTCCATATATACACGTGCAAGCCACCCTCCTGCCGAGTGCCCAATCAATGATAAATTTTCACCTAAAATAAGATTGTTTATTCAGTCTTAGATATCGTACGGCGGACAAATTCAGTGTGTGTCAGTGTCACAAAGAAGTGATGTGGAAGAGAGAACAAGTGAATTGGTTAAAATTTGCCAGTTGAACAAGTGCTTAAAACAATGATACACAATGATCTAAAGTCATTTGTCAAACATCCTTAATGAAGCGGCAGTACATGAGACAATCAAACTGatcaataacaataataatgcAGAATGTTATACCTTGAGCCAGGTCCTTAGCCTCTTGAACAGCATCATGAACCCTCTGGAAATACCTAGTGAAACACAAGTACAATGATTTATAGTAGAGAAAACACACAGTTGGAAAAGACAGAGTATAGATAGGAACGAACCAATCGAGGACAGGCCTGGGTTGAAGAGTGCCACGCCAGTAAGTGGGGTCGATCAAACCAGCGGCATTCCGGAACCAATCAAGCCTTGAAACCTTAGCCACCACGGTGGGCACTCCGTACTTATCGTTCAACGTTTGCTCCAACTTCTGGTAGTCACCTGAATTGTTCCCTAAGCCCTGAATGAATGGAAGAATGAATTCAGACACAAAATCACAGAGTCAAAAAATGACTatacgagagagagagagagagagagagagggttaCCGGGAGAATAACGGCGGGGCGataggtggaggaagaagcaaGTGGTAGTGACGGGTTGCTTAAGCATTTGGGTCTCTGCGGATGCGGATAGATGGAGAGACTGACAGCCATTTCGCTCCACAAACCATATTGTCACCCGCTGTTTCCTTATTTCTATCTGTTTTCTTGACACTTATGACATGTTCCATTTTTACACCATATAAATGTTTACCTAATGTCTTCCCAAGAGTTCAATGGTTACTAATCGTTATCGAACTCTCAACCTATAAGTTTAAATAATTACATTTTACTATTGCCACAGACACTCGTGAAATAAAAATAGAcaacttaaaaaataattaaaataaaaaatatatttgaaacATATCACAATTGTGATTAATTATTCACAATTATGAGGATTCAATAAGATTGCTTACAATAACTTCATATACTAGAATGAGTTAGTGGAAACAAACATGATCATAATTCATTTCAAACCCTTAGAAATTTTAAGCAAGAGCAACCATAAAAGTTACAAATATGTGATAAAagccttaaaaattaatttactcaGATGTAACATTCACTAgaatatgattttattttaaaagaaactAATGAACTCAATGAGCAACTTTAATGTGTTCTCCTCTCATTCCTTAGGTTATAAGCTCTAACTCTATTTTTTTAGGTTAAACCCCTTGACGACGATGAGAACCCACATATCGACGCATTTTAGGGTTTATCTGTCTCAATTAGGGCTTGAGGCGTAAAGGTGGATGAATTGACAATTCCCTCATCCGCTTTCTTGATTAGGGCCTCGGTGATGACGACAGTCCAAGGGAGGTGGAGAGATCCTCGTTTGTTTTGATGATGGAGGTGTCGATGTGGAAGGTGGTGTTTTAGGGTTAGTGAGTGAAATAATAAAGATGAGTACTGAAGAAGAGGATTGAAACTCGAAGATTATGTTAAGTGGATAATCTCTCCAAACAAATATTTTTCCAAACATAAACCTCTACTTaaatatcaaatcaaatataACACGATTTTGATAATTGATAACGAGGGTGTAGGGTTTGGTGATATCTGCTAACAAAGGTGAGTAATGGAAGGTGAGGGTGAGAGGAAAAGAAGAAGTTTATGCTGCGTATGCAATGAAAGAAGACCTTCCCTGAAGAGGCCCAAAACACTCGAACACATTTGCAGGGAATGCTTCTACACCGTCTTCGAGGATGAGATCCACCAAGTCATCGTCACCAACAACCTCTTCCGCCGCGGCGAACGCGTCGCCATCGGTGCTTCCGGCGGCAAAGACTCCACCGTACTCGCTTACGTCTTATCCAAACTCAACCGCGTCCACGATTACGGCCTCCACCTCTTCCTCTTGTCCGTCGACGAAGGCATCACCGGCTACCGCGACGACTCGCTCCAAACCGTTCACAGAAACCAGATTCAGTACGGTTTGCCCCTCCAAGTCGTCTCCTACATGGACCTCTACGGTTGGACCATGGATGACATCGTCAAGCTTATTGGTCTCAAGAACAACTGCACGTTCTGCGGTGTCTTCCGCCGTCAGGCACTTGATCGCGGTGCTGCTCTTTTGAAAGCTGATAAACTCGTTACTGGTCATAATGCTGATGATATTGCAGAGACTGTTCTGCTTAATATCTTAAGAGGTGATATTGCTAGATTGAGTAGATGCACTTCAATCACCACTGGTGAAGATGGTCCAATCCCTAGATGCAAGCCTTTCAAGTACACATATGAGAAGGAGATTGTAATATATCCTTGAAAAAAGCTTTGTTGTTGTCTATTGGATGATGATCATACATAGTTATCGATAGCGCGCTGCTATCGCGCCGTCGTGTAGTGTTGTGGACCCCTGCTGCGACGGGATTGCGGCCGCGAATTTCGCGGCCAATAGCGGCCTTCCCTTGTATGGGATTTCATTTTTGGGGGTCATCCGCGACAGGCCGCAATCCGCGATTGACTACTATGTGATCATATATGTTTATCATTTCGCTTCATTACATATGATATGATCTTCCTAGTTTCTGTTGTTAATCCTTGACCAGTTGATTACGTATGCGTATTTCAAGAGGCTGGACTACTTTTCGACAGAATGTAATGTTTATCTTTCAAATGTATGATGTGTGAATTTTATTTGTATATCAAACTCCCAAACTTATGATATTCTATTGAAATGACAATTTCAGGTATTTATTCTCCAAATGCATATCGTGGTTTTGCTCGAGAGTTTATCAAGGATTTGGAAAGAATGAGGCAAGTAGTAGCTCTGCTTCCGTCTTTTATTTAGTTATTTGACCACCATTGTATTGAATTGAGGACCTTATCATGAAATGCAGACCTAGAGCCATTCTAGACATCATCAAATCAGGGGAGAATTTCAGGATCTCTACTACCACCAAAATGCCGGAGCAGGGAACATGTGAACGCTGTGGTTATATTTCTAGTCAGGTATTTTCCTGAATATCCCCCCTTGGTTGAATATTAACAATGTGTATGAGAACCTCATGTGAACTGAGTTTTATTTTATGTATACGTTCCAATCAAAGATTGATGGTTCGTTTGTATAACATCATGTCAAATTAGTCTTACCTTAATACTACTGTAAATATGCTTTCACTTAGGCTTGTGCTTGATTTACCTTGAAGattagtttgtttttttttttgccttctTTGGGCCGTATTGTTTAGTCTATGATGTTGCATTCTTAGTCCTGAAGGTCTTGTTTGGTCTTTCTCCGTCTTTGATTTCATTCTTGGATCATATGAACTAGAAAAGTTGAGGTAGAATAAATGTTTCATGTGCAGAAATGGTGCAAAGCTTGTGTTCTACTTGATGGATTGAATCGAGGTTTGCCTAAGCTGGGAATTGGACGGAGTCGGGGTGGTATTGGTGGTAAGGATGGAAATGAAGGTGGAAAGAGCATCGAGAGCAAACAATGTGGAACTCTGGATTTCTAATTTGCCATATAGGCTTCATATGAACTCTGGtattttgattaattgaacATATCCTTTGAATTGTAGTTGACAAATCCATGAGCTATCTGGTTGATCTCATCTTAATTTGGTTGATAGAGTTCCATGAGTTGACTAGCTGAAGATATTTGACAAGTGGAGAaacaatatatattgattggAGACTCTCCTATAGTTTGATGTAGAGAGCACAGACGACCGCAAAACTACCACAAGATTAGATACTTTACCTGCTGTTAatcaaatcatcttcatcacttAATGTATGTTTTTGTAACTTTGTTCTTAAACATTGGTCACTGTTGAGGGCTTATACAAACTGGCATTTGTGTAAATGCATGTTAGTTGATCTTCAAAATTCTTTTTAACCAAAGATT
This is a stretch of genomic DNA from Lotus japonicus ecotype B-129 chromosome 1, LjGifu_v1.2. It encodes these proteins:
- the LOC130729055 gene encoding cytoplasmic tRNA 2-thiolation protein 1-like; translation: MEGEGERKRRSLCCVCNERRPSLKRPKTLEHICRECFYTVFEDEIHQVIVTNNLFRRGERVAIGASGGKDSTVLAYVLSKLNRVHDYGLHLFLLSVDEGITGYRDDSLQTVHRNQIQYGLPLQVVSYMDLYGWTMDDIVKLIGLKNNCTFCGVFRRQALDRGAALLKADKLVTGHNADDIAETVLLNILRGDIARLSRCTSITTGEDGPIPRCKPFKYTYEKEIVMYAYFKRLDYFSTECIYSPNAYRGFAREFIKDLERMRPRAILDIIKSGENFRISTTTKMPEQGTCERCGYISSQKWCKACVLLDGLNRGLPKLGIGRSRGGIGGKDGNEGGKSIESKQCGTLDF
- the LOC130729054 gene encoding uncharacterized protein LOC130729054 — protein: MAVSLSIYPHPQRPKCLSNPSLPLASSSTYRPAVILPGLGNNSGDYQKLEQTLNDKYGVPTVVAKVSRLDWFRNAAGLIDPTYWRGTLQPRPVLDWYFQRVHDAVQEAKDLAQGENLSLIGHSAGGWLARVYMEEFGLSHISLLLTLGTPHLPPPKGVPGVIDQTRGLLDYVEQNCSKAVYTPQLKYVCIAGRYIEGARIFGKSNPNVEAAVPTTSSQLGSEAAIMSTETTPPPDTTLRARFVGQGYKQVCGQADVWGDGVVPEVSAYLDGALNICLDGVYHSPVGSDDAMRPWYGSPDVLEHWIEHLLK